Proteins from a genomic interval of Marmoricola sp. OAE513:
- the secE gene encoding preprotein translocase subunit SecE, translated as MADSPARSDKSERTSPITFYRQIVAELRKVVYPSQQQLITYFIVVMVFVVVMIGIVSLLDLGFGKGVFWLFGNETPKAK; from the coding sequence GTGGCGGATTCACCGGCGCGCTCGGACAAGTCCGAGCGCACGAGCCCGATCACGTTCTACCGGCAGATCGTCGCTGAGCTGCGCAAGGTCGTGTACCCGAGCCAGCAGCAGCTGATCACCTACTTCATCGTGGTGATGGTGTTCGTGGTCGTCATGATCGGCATCGTGTCGCTCCTCGACCTCGGGTTCGGTAAGGGCGTCTTCTGGCTCTTCGGCAACGAGACGCCGAAGGCCAAGTAG
- a CDS encoding aminotransferase class I/II-fold pyridoxal phosphate-dependent enzyme — MSATQPLAQSSAEDLASFLATQQAAYADLKARGLKLDLTRGKPAAAQLDLSDALLTLPSSVKDADGVDTRNYGGLEGITQLREMFAELLWVETDQVVAGGNSSLVMMREVLVDLWLKGGVDSERPWSAEEKVTFICPVPGYDRHFTLLDWFGIDTVTVPMNDDGPDAEAVAALVANDPSIKGIWIVPTYANPSGSICSLEVAERLASMPTAAPDFKIFWDNAYAFHHLTEDEAKSADILSLASAAGHPHRPIMFASTSKITYAGAGVAFLAGSVETVKWYTTHLGKGAIGPDKLNQLRHAEFFGSPQGVRDHMAKHRAIIAPKFDEVDRVLTETLGGLEVATWTKPTGGYFVSLDVLDGTASRVVALAKEAGIALTPAGASFPGGNDPRDRNIRLAPTFPGLAEVTEAMEAVATCVLLAAAESLAH, encoded by the coding sequence GTGAGCGCTACCCAGCCCCTGGCCCAGTCGTCCGCCGAAGACCTCGCGAGCTTCCTCGCCACGCAGCAGGCGGCGTACGCCGACCTCAAGGCGCGCGGACTGAAGCTGGACCTGACCCGCGGCAAGCCCGCAGCGGCACAGCTCGACCTCTCCGACGCGCTGCTCACGCTGCCCTCGAGCGTCAAGGACGCCGACGGGGTCGACACCCGCAACTACGGGGGGCTCGAGGGCATCACCCAGCTGCGCGAGATGTTCGCCGAGCTCCTCTGGGTCGAGACCGACCAGGTCGTCGCCGGCGGCAACTCCAGCCTGGTGATGATGCGCGAGGTTCTCGTCGACCTGTGGCTCAAGGGCGGGGTGGACAGCGAGCGCCCGTGGTCGGCCGAGGAGAAGGTCACCTTCATCTGCCCGGTGCCCGGCTACGACCGGCACTTCACCCTTCTCGACTGGTTCGGCATCGACACCGTCACGGTGCCGATGAACGACGACGGCCCGGACGCCGAGGCCGTTGCGGCGCTCGTCGCGAACGACCCGAGCATCAAGGGCATCTGGATCGTGCCGACGTACGCGAACCCGAGCGGCTCGATCTGCTCGCTCGAGGTCGCCGAGCGGCTCGCCTCGATGCCGACCGCTGCGCCGGACTTCAAGATCTTCTGGGATAACGCCTACGCGTTCCACCACCTCACCGAGGACGAGGCGAAGAGCGCGGACATCCTGTCGCTGGCCTCGGCCGCCGGGCACCCGCACCGCCCGATCATGTTCGCCTCGACCTCGAAGATCACCTATGCCGGCGCGGGAGTGGCCTTCCTGGCCGGCTCGGTCGAGACCGTGAAGTGGTATACCACCCACCTCGGCAAGGGTGCGATCGGCCCCGACAAGCTCAACCAGCTCCGGCACGCGGAGTTCTTCGGCTCCCCCCAGGGCGTGCGGGACCACATGGCCAAGCACCGTGCGATCATCGCGCCGAAGTTCGACGAGGTCGACCGGGTCCTGACCGAGACCCTCGGCGGTCTCGAGGTCGCGACCTGGACCAAGCCGACCGGTGGCTACTTCGTCAGCCTGGACGTCCTGGACGGCACCGCCTCCCGTGTCGTGGCGCTGGCCAAGGAGGCGGGCATCGCGCTGACGCCGGCCGGGGCCTCGTTCCCGGGCGGGAACGACCCGCGCGACCGGAACATCCGGCTCGCGCCGACGTTCCCGGGCCTGGCCGAGGTCACCGAGGCGATGGAAGCCGTGGCGACCTGCGTGCTGCTCGCGGCGGCGGAGTCGCTGGCACACTGA
- a CDS encoding adenosine deaminase, whose amino-acid sequence MARPLSDLPKAHLHLHFTGSMRHGTLLELAARDGISLPDALEEDWPPRLSVADEKGWFRFQRLYDVARSVLRTEDDVRRLIREAAQDDKADGGRWLEIQVDPSGYAAKFGGITAFTDLVLDAVAEASRDVGIGMAVVIAANRTRHPLDARTLARLAAQYAGRGVVGFGLSNDERRGRTADFAGAFAIAERAGLLLVPHGGELLGPESVRVCVDDLHAGRLGHGVRVTEDPALLDRVVEAGIALELCPVSNVALGVFSDLSSVPLPQLIAAGAEIALGADDPLLFGSRLNAQYATMRAAHELTDAQLAELARSSLRASRADDDVKAAALADIDAWMETPDE is encoded by the coding sequence ATGGCGCGACCGCTCTCGGACCTCCCCAAGGCGCACCTGCACCTGCACTTCACCGGGTCGATGCGCCACGGGACCCTGCTCGAGCTCGCCGCACGCGACGGAATCAGCCTGCCCGACGCCCTGGAGGAGGACTGGCCGCCGCGACTCTCGGTGGCCGACGAGAAGGGCTGGTTCCGCTTCCAGCGGCTCTACGACGTGGCCCGATCGGTGCTGCGCACCGAGGACGACGTGCGCCGTCTGATCCGTGAGGCGGCGCAGGACGACAAGGCCGACGGGGGGCGCTGGCTGGAGATCCAGGTCGACCCGAGCGGGTACGCCGCCAAGTTCGGCGGGATCACCGCGTTCACCGACCTGGTCCTCGACGCCGTCGCCGAGGCCTCCCGCGACGTCGGGATCGGCATGGCCGTGGTGATCGCCGCGAACCGCACGCGGCACCCGCTGGACGCCCGCACGCTGGCCCGCCTCGCCGCCCAGTACGCCGGCCGCGGGGTCGTCGGGTTCGGGCTGTCCAACGACGAGCGACGTGGTCGAACGGCCGACTTCGCGGGCGCCTTCGCGATCGCCGAGCGCGCCGGGCTGCTGCTGGTCCCGCACGGCGGCGAGCTGCTGGGCCCGGAATCGGTGCGGGTCTGCGTCGACGACCTGCACGCCGGTCGCCTGGGTCACGGCGTCCGGGTGACCGAGGATCCGGCCCTGCTTGACCGGGTCGTCGAGGCCGGGATCGCCCTCGAGCTCTGCCCGGTGTCCAACGTGGCCCTCGGGGTCTTCTCCGACCTGTCCTCCGTGCCTCTCCCCCAGCTGATCGCGGCAGGCGCCGAGATCGCACTCGGCGCCGACGACCCGCTCCTGTTCGGGTCGCGGCTGAACGCGCAGTACGCGACGATGCGGGCTGCGCACGAGCTCACCGACGCGCAGCTCGCCG